From Polynucleobacter sp. JS-JIR-II-b4, a single genomic window includes:
- a CDS encoding NAD(P)H-dependent oxidoreductase subunit E: protein MNHPKPSGEVKAVAVATADDLRETIRRKSKLKGRQADDISVAEVRQLIGNAPHRRDLLIENLHKLNDEYRALHDRHLVALAKEMNLPMAEVYEVATFYHHFEVVRGNDPVADILIRVCDGIACELAGAQNLLAKLPSILGNPNIKVAAAPCVGRCEQAPVAVVHQYPVLFATTDKVQAAVNNKLTTQPMAKDDAVFDPAALAEQGISPQGEMQAVSPDYVGYESYRAQGGYALAKEIFEGKKDAESIIKAMESSGLRGLGGAGFPAGRKWRIVKDQIAPKLMAVNIDEGEPGTFKDRTYLERDPHRFLEGLLIAASVVGIDACYIYLRDEYHGCRELLEAELVKLKANPPFKLPSIELRRGAGAYICGEESAMIESIEGKRGEPRMRPPYIAQVGLFGRPTLEHNFETLYWVRDIVQRGPEWFSSFGRHDRKGLRSFSVSGRVNKPGVKLAPAGITIQELIDEYCGGMQDGHKFYGYLPGGASGGILPATMNDIPLDFDTLQPYGCFIGSAAVMVFSDKDKARDMALNVMHFFEHESCGQCTPCRVGTGKAAKLMQAKSWDQETLEDLATVMVDASICGLGQAAPNPIRCIHKYFPEEVA from the coding sequence ATGAATCATCCAAAGCCTTCTGGAGAAGTCAAAGCAGTTGCCGTTGCAACCGCAGATGATTTGAGGGAAACCATTCGCCGTAAAAGTAAGTTAAAAGGTCGCCAGGCTGATGATATTTCCGTTGCTGAAGTTCGTCAGCTTATTGGTAACGCGCCACATCGTCGTGATCTATTAATTGAAAATCTTCACAAGCTTAATGATGAGTATCGCGCTTTGCATGATCGTCATTTAGTGGCATTAGCTAAGGAAATGAATCTGCCGATGGCAGAGGTGTATGAAGTAGCAACTTTCTATCATCACTTTGAAGTAGTGCGTGGCAATGATCCAGTAGCAGACATTCTTATTCGTGTTTGTGATGGCATTGCCTGTGAGTTAGCTGGAGCACAAAATCTATTAGCCAAGTTGCCAAGCATTTTAGGTAATCCTAATATCAAAGTTGCTGCAGCTCCTTGTGTAGGGCGTTGCGAGCAAGCCCCTGTTGCAGTAGTTCATCAATATCCAGTTCTGTTTGCAACTACAGACAAAGTACAAGCAGCCGTTAATAACAAGTTGACCACTCAGCCAATGGCTAAAGATGATGCCGTCTTTGATCCTGCTGCTTTAGCGGAGCAGGGCATATCTCCCCAGGGTGAGATGCAGGCTGTTTCTCCTGACTATGTTGGTTACGAGTCTTATCGTGCTCAAGGCGGTTACGCTTTGGCCAAAGAGATTTTCGAAGGCAAGAAAGATGCTGAAAGCATCATCAAGGCGATGGAAAGCTCTGGCTTACGTGGTTTAGGTGGCGCAGGTTTCCCAGCGGGTCGTAAGTGGCGCATTGTTAAAGATCAGATTGCCCCTAAATTGATGGCAGTGAACATCGACGAAGGTGAGCCAGGAACATTTAAAGACCGCACTTACTTAGAACGCGATCCACATCGTTTTTTAGAGGGGCTTCTCATTGCCGCAAGCGTGGTTGGTATTGATGCTTGCTACATCTATTTGCGTGATGAGTACCACGGCTGCCGTGAGTTGCTTGAAGCTGAATTAGTAAAACTCAAAGCCAATCCGCCATTCAAATTACCGAGCATTGAACTACGTCGTGGCGCTGGCGCCTACATCTGCGGTGAAGAATCCGCGATGATTGAAAGTATTGAAGGTAAACGCGGTGAGCCGCGTATGCGTCCACCGTACATCGCTCAAGTCGGCTTATTTGGTAGACCGACGCTCGAGCACAACTTTGAAACTCTGTACTGGGTGCGTGACATTGTTCAGCGCGGACCAGAATGGTTCAGTTCATTCGGTCGTCATGATCGCAAGGGCTTGCGTAGCTTTAGCGTTAGCGGACGCGTGAACAAGCCTGGCGTGAAGTTGGCACCTGCCGGTATCACGATTCAAGAATTGATTGATGAGTACTGTGGCGGCATGCAAGATGGTCACAAGTTCTACGGCTATTTGCCTGGTGGTGCATCAGGCGGTATTTTGCCTGCGACCATGAATGATATTCCTCTGGACTTTGATACTTTGCAGCCATACGGATGCTTTATTGGCTCTGCCGCTGTCATGGTGTTTAGTGATAAAGACAAGGCGCGCGATATGGCGCTCAACGTCATGCATTTCTTTGAGCATGAGAGCTGCGGTCAATGTACGCCTTGCCGCGTAGGTACTGGTAAGGCAGCTAAGTTGATGCAAGCAAAGTCGTGGGATCAAGAAACTTTAGAAGACTTGGCAACTGTGATGGTAGATGCGTCTATTTGCGGCCTAGGTCAGGCTGCCCCAAATCCTATTCGTTGTATTCATAAATATTTCCCTGAAGAAGTTGCATAA
- a CDS encoding DUF748 domain-containing protein, translating to MLSLTNPRIKRWSLRLVGLFILIAALFWLGSQLLLPGLIKKSLTEYGNTIGYEISYQDLSLSPLRLRVELDGLHLAKEGGSKLLEFKKLAITLKWTKLAIGELGFDEILLEEPKVLVEKNLPKGMHAGSWNWQELIAAIEKAMPPTDPKELKKPLKISIDEFIVSSASLSLVDDSSKLKESLNPFTMRLLDVANYDKNGLVTGVRGQYDFNLGALQLLIPGINKNIAYRHVAITGGLDNPQPDNLGAQLNLRLDEGEIRSHWDFNTSSKSVNGKLEIHSLATSPIVALLPANKELIGTSGLMNGDLIVKIGGETDSVAGDIHIADLAILEKGQKNPLIVWKMADIHQFEYQSVKSKQGSKNSLAIDELAIDAPTLQFEINEEGFSNFRRLFAKPTTELKSEPVAGSKVSTPSTFNLDIRSTLLKNGEVYFSDMAMRPNFKVDVKKFNATLLGVSNTPGRFATVAMDGVVAGSGSMRVKGQASFDDPRRNHDILMSFRNLPLTAFNPAVMTFAGYQITSGRLNLNLNYKSKDGELNGSNQIIIKKVVLGDEVTDFTGKKLPLGLAIALLEDSDDTIDVTVRIAGNVDSPEFSASGLVWQAISNVLTNVATAPFRALASILGMGGEEGVNAVPGEAVFLVADQDRLEKFGEYLVKRPNSSLEIIGTYDPVQDKQALARAKADAAILIDAGFKLAPGEPVPTPSFTDPKVQSGLKAAYAQYIGRIKLGQRLLTLPDGEKRNEQLHEELIAGIEITDAELKELAKSRAKTAFGFMVKADPSLKERIQLGDVKTVEAGKEGIPLDVEIRIK from the coding sequence ATGCTTTCCCTCACAAACCCCCGAATAAAGCGATGGTCTCTGCGTCTAGTGGGGCTTTTTATTCTGATAGCCGCCTTATTTTGGTTGGGAAGCCAATTGTTGTTGCCTGGGTTGATTAAAAAGTCCCTAACTGAATATGGCAACACGATTGGTTATGAGATCTCCTATCAAGACCTCAGTCTTTCTCCATTGCGGCTGAGGGTGGAGCTTGATGGCCTCCACTTGGCAAAAGAGGGTGGTTCTAAATTACTGGAATTTAAAAAGCTAGCAATTACCCTCAAGTGGACAAAGCTGGCTATAGGGGAGCTGGGCTTTGATGAGATTTTGCTGGAAGAGCCTAAAGTGTTGGTCGAGAAGAATCTACCTAAGGGCATGCACGCAGGGTCCTGGAATTGGCAGGAATTAATTGCTGCCATTGAAAAGGCGATGCCTCCTACAGATCCCAAGGAGCTCAAGAAGCCTCTCAAAATATCGATCGATGAATTTATCGTCAGCTCAGCTTCTTTAAGTTTGGTGGATGATTCGAGCAAATTAAAAGAATCACTCAACCCGTTTACGATGAGGTTGCTTGATGTAGCAAATTACGATAAGAATGGTTTGGTAACCGGGGTCCGTGGTCAATACGACTTTAATCTTGGTGCCTTGCAGTTATTAATACCTGGAATCAATAAAAATATTGCGTATCGCCATGTTGCTATTACAGGTGGATTAGATAATCCTCAGCCAGATAACTTAGGTGCGCAGCTCAACTTGAGGCTAGATGAGGGTGAGATACGCTCACACTGGGATTTCAATACCAGCTCGAAGTCAGTTAATGGCAAGTTAGAGATTCACAGTCTTGCAACCTCGCCAATCGTCGCTCTATTGCCAGCTAATAAAGAGCTCATCGGTACCAGTGGCTTGATGAATGGCGATCTAATCGTGAAGATAGGCGGTGAGACTGATTCGGTTGCGGGCGATATTCATATTGCAGACTTAGCAATACTAGAAAAAGGGCAAAAAAATCCACTGATTGTTTGGAAGATGGCAGATATTCATCAATTTGAATATCAATCCGTTAAGTCAAAACAAGGTTCCAAAAATAGTCTCGCGATAGATGAGTTGGCCATTGATGCGCCAACCCTGCAATTTGAAATTAATGAAGAAGGCTTCTCAAACTTTAGAAGGTTATTTGCTAAGCCAACAACAGAATTAAAGTCCGAGCCTGTAGCTGGGTCTAAGGTAAGTACTCCCTCCACATTTAATTTAGATATTCGATCTACTCTTCTGAAAAATGGGGAAGTGTACTTTTCGGATATGGCGATGCGTCCTAATTTTAAGGTGGATGTGAAGAAATTCAATGCCACCCTTTTGGGGGTCAGCAATACTCCTGGTCGATTTGCCACTGTGGCGATGGATGGCGTTGTTGCTGGCTCGGGAAGTATGCGAGTAAAAGGTCAGGCATCATTTGATGACCCACGACGTAATCATGACATCTTGATGAGTTTTAGAAACCTTCCGCTGACTGCCTTCAATCCTGCAGTCATGACATTCGCAGGCTATCAAATTACCAGTGGAAGACTAAACCTCAATCTCAATTACAAATCCAAAGATGGCGAACTCAACGGAAGTAATCAGATCATTATTAAGAAGGTGGTGCTGGGTGATGAGGTGACGGACTTTACTGGCAAAAAATTACCACTAGGCTTAGCAATTGCTTTGTTAGAAGACTCTGATGACACGATTGACGTCACGGTTCGCATCGCAGGCAATGTTGACTCCCCAGAATTTAGTGCCAGTGGGTTGGTTTGGCAGGCCATTAGTAATGTTCTAACAAACGTAGCAACAGCACCGTTTAGAGCCCTTGCATCTATTTTAGGAATGGGTGGCGAAGAGGGTGTTAATGCAGTGCCTGGAGAAGCAGTCTTTCTGGTTGCAGATCAAGATCGCCTAGAAAAATTTGGCGAGTATCTAGTAAAGCGCCCGAATTCGAGCTTAGAGATCATCGGCACTTACGACCCCGTACAAGATAAACAGGCGCTTGCCCGGGCTAAAGCCGATGCAGCGATATTGATTGATGCTGGATTTAAGTTGGCCCCCGGTGAGCCAGTACCCACCCCATCATTTACAGATCCGAAAGTACAGTCAGGCCTGAAGGCGGCATATGCCCAATACATAGGGCGCATTAAGCTTGGCCAACGTCTTTTGACACTCCCAGATGGCGAGAAGCGCAATGAGCAACTGCATGAGGAGTTGATTGCTGGAATAGAGATCACTGATGCCGAGCTTAAAGAATTGGCAAAAAGTAGGGCGAAGACGGCCTTTGGATTCATGGTTAAGGCTGACCCCAGCCTTAAGGAGCGTATTCAGCTGGGAGACGTGAAGACTGTAGAGGCAGGAAAAGAGGGTATACCTCTCGATGTTGAGATCAGAATCAAGTAG
- a CDS encoding DUF1080 domain-containing protein, with protein MKTFLKKLALSIACLAALSIGGVANAQNADGFTDLIDGVSLSGWNIIGSANWVIGNGIVEGNKPNGFLVSTKTYKNFVIKAEFYAESNTNSGIFIRCQDPNKVSQSTCYEINIWDTRPEQAYATGAIVDVAKVDPVPKAGGRWNTMEIVANGSNFKVLMNGVVTVANGQDSKYSEGPIALQSAGGVIKFRKLQIKPL; from the coding sequence ATGAAAACATTCCTCAAAAAACTGGCCTTATCTATTGCGTGCCTTGCCGCCCTATCAATCGGTGGTGTTGCTAACGCCCAAAATGCAGACGGGTTTACTGATCTGATTGATGGCGTGAGTTTGAGTGGGTGGAACATTATTGGAAGTGCCAACTGGGTCATTGGTAACGGCATTGTCGAAGGCAATAAGCCCAATGGTTTTTTAGTCAGCACTAAGACCTACAAAAACTTTGTCATCAAGGCTGAGTTTTATGCTGAGTCTAATACGAATAGCGGTATTTTCATTCGCTGCCAAGACCCTAACAAGGTGAGTCAATCCACTTGTTATGAAATCAATATTTGGGATACCCGCCCTGAACAAGCGTACGCAACCGGCGCAATTGTGGATGTTGCTAAAGTTGACCCGGTACCTAAGGCCGGTGGACGCTGGAACACCATGGAGATTGTTGCAAATGGCTCCAACTTTAAGGTCTTGATGAATGGTGTAGTCACGGTAGCTAATGGCCAAGATAGCAAATATTCTGAAGGCCCCATCGCACTGCAATCTGCTGGTGGCGTCATTAAATTTAGAAAGCTACAGATAAAGCCGCTTTAA
- a CDS encoding helix-turn-helix domain-containing protein — protein MKVIKIGIASQKDIRARVLAIAKGDLKPKASDPKIWFTSMRSLAQVLSDENRALLHVIRATKPVSISELAELTGRKQGNLSRTLKTMSHYGLVKMLQEAKALRPVACGDRYEISIQ, from the coding sequence ATGAAAGTCATCAAAATAGGGATTGCATCACAAAAAGATATTAGGGCACGCGTCTTGGCCATTGCTAAAGGCGATCTAAAACCAAAAGCATCTGATCCGAAGATATGGTTTACCTCGATGCGTTCACTGGCGCAGGTATTGAGCGACGAAAACAGGGCTCTTTTACATGTCATTAGAGCAACTAAGCCTGTATCGATTTCTGAGTTGGCAGAGCTTACCGGAAGAAAGCAGGGGAACTTATCACGCACGCTAAAAACAATGTCTCATTACGGCTTAGTCAAAATGCTCCAAGAGGCCAAGGCCCTGAGGCCCGTGGCATGTGGCGATCGCTACGAAATCAGTATTCAATAA
- a CDS encoding DUF6516 family protein, whose translation MGNRGVITLLDLHQEVIDQGDGYWVKIEAWEVAVSEAVPHGVRYSLTLHNPKGLRILGYDNAHAVRLRAGYSGRKLAFDHRHRSSSDPGVVYEFRDAHQLLSDFFVDVDKVLKVDKDI comes from the coding sequence ATGGGAAATCGTGGAGTTATCACTCTTTTAGATCTGCACCAAGAGGTCATTGATCAAGGCGATGGTTACTGGGTAAAGATTGAGGCTTGGGAGGTAGCTGTTAGCGAGGCAGTACCGCACGGGGTGCGCTATTCATTAACCTTACACAACCCCAAAGGCTTGCGAATTTTGGGTTATGACAATGCTCATGCGGTAAGGCTTAGAGCAGGCTATTCAGGTAGAAAATTGGCATTCGATCACAGGCATCGTAGTTCAAGTGACCCAGGCGTTGTCTATGAGTTTAGGGATGCGCACCAACTCCTAAGTGATTTTTTTGTCGATGTTGATAAAGTCTTAAAGGTAGATAAAGATATATGA
- a CDS encoding YciI family protein → MIYAILLMDKPGTADLRVQIRPEHRAYLAQLSDRMAFAGPMTSDDGKTTVGSLLAIDFPSRADVEAWLKDEPYTKAGVYEKPIIHVFNNMWEQKAGFPPAK, encoded by the coding sequence ATGATCTATGCAATTTTGTTGATGGATAAGCCTGGTACTGCTGACTTGCGAGTGCAAATCCGACCAGAGCATCGCGCTTACTTGGCGCAACTTTCTGACCGCATGGCTTTTGCTGGACCGATGACTTCTGATGACGGTAAGACTACAGTTGGTAGCTTGCTCGCAATCGACTTTCCTAGCAGGGCAGATGTGGAAGCTTGGTTAAAGGATGAGCCCTATACCAAGGCGGGTGTTTATGAAAAGCCAATCATCCATGTATTTAATAATATGTGGGAGCAAAAAGCAGGCTTTCCGCCAGCAAAATAA
- the acs gene encoding acetate--CoA ligase, giving the protein MEPLKQENRVFNPPADFVKGAAIPGMEAYNKLCAEANSDYDGFWGRLAKENLYWKKPFTKVLDESKAPFYKWFEDGTTNASYNCLDRQVEAGLGDKTAIIFEADDGTVTKVTYKEMLERVCKMANALRKMGVKSGDSVIIYMAMTIEGIVAMQACARIGAIHSVVFGGFSAQALRDRIMDVGAVAVITADGQFRGGKALPLKAICDEALSTGECPKVKHVIVSKRTGTDITMQAGRDVWMQEIVANEATTCEPEWVSAEHPLFILYTSGSTGKPKGVQHSTGGYLLWAILTMKWTFDIKPNDVFWCTADIGWVTGHSYITYGPLAVGATEIVFEGVPTYPNAGRFWDMIQKHKASIFYTAPTAIRSLIKASSNDEAVHPKSYDLSSLRLLGSVGEPINPEAWMWYYEHVGNSKCPIADTFWQTETGGHMISPLPGATPMIPGSCTLPLPGIQAAIVDEAGVDVPNGQGGILVVKRPWPSMIRTIWNDADRFVKSYFPEELGGTLYLAGDGAIRNKDTGYFTITGRIDDVLNVSGHRMGTMEIESCLVANPLVAEAAVVGRPDELTGEAICVFVVLKGGRPTGDEAKKLATELRNWVGKEIGPIAKPKDVRFGDNLPKTRSGKIMRRLLRVIAKGEEVTQDTSTLENPHILDQLKESL; this is encoded by the coding sequence ATGGAACCATTAAAGCAAGAAAACCGCGTTTTTAACCCACCTGCAGACTTTGTAAAGGGTGCGGCAATTCCAGGTATGGAGGCTTATAACAAGCTCTGTGCTGAAGCCAATTCAGATTACGATGGTTTTTGGGGTCGTCTTGCAAAAGAGAACCTCTATTGGAAAAAGCCCTTTACCAAGGTTTTAGATGAATCCAAGGCGCCTTTCTACAAATGGTTTGAAGATGGCACCACTAATGCTTCATACAACTGTTTGGATCGCCAAGTTGAAGCTGGCTTAGGTGATAAGACAGCCATTATTTTTGAAGCAGATGACGGCACAGTTACTAAAGTAACTTACAAAGAGATGCTCGAGCGTGTTTGCAAAATGGCAAACGCATTGCGCAAGATGGGCGTTAAGTCTGGCGACAGCGTCATCATTTACATGGCAATGACGATTGAAGGCATTGTTGCTATGCAGGCATGTGCGCGTATTGGCGCAATTCATTCTGTAGTGTTTGGTGGTTTCTCTGCCCAAGCGTTGCGTGACCGCATTATGGACGTGGGTGCGGTTGCAGTGATTACTGCTGATGGCCAGTTCCGCGGTGGCAAAGCATTGCCACTCAAAGCAATTTGTGACGAAGCGCTTTCCACAGGCGAATGCCCTAAAGTTAAGCATGTCATCGTGAGCAAGCGTACTGGTACTGATATCACGATGCAAGCAGGGCGTGACGTTTGGATGCAAGAGATCGTAGCCAATGAAGCGACAACTTGTGAGCCAGAGTGGGTAAGCGCTGAACATCCATTGTTCATTTTGTACACATCTGGTTCAACCGGTAAGCCAAAGGGTGTACAGCACTCAACAGGTGGCTACCTTTTGTGGGCCATTCTCACAATGAAGTGGACTTTCGACATCAAGCCTAATGACGTGTTCTGGTGTACTGCCGACATTGGTTGGGTAACGGGTCACTCTTATATTACTTATGGCCCACTCGCAGTTGGCGCCACTGAGATCGTATTTGAAGGCGTGCCAACCTATCCAAATGCTGGCCGTTTCTGGGACATGATCCAAAAACACAAAGCCTCCATTTTCTACACTGCACCGACTGCAATTCGTTCATTGATCAAAGCATCAAGCAATGACGAAGCAGTGCATCCAAAGAGCTACGATTTATCATCACTGCGTCTCTTGGGTTCTGTTGGTGAGCCAATCAATCCTGAAGCATGGATGTGGTACTACGAGCATGTTGGTAATTCAAAGTGCCCAATCGCAGATACGTTCTGGCAAACAGAAACTGGTGGTCACATGATTTCACCATTGCCAGGCGCAACCCCAATGATTCCAGGTTCATGCACATTGCCATTGCCAGGTATTCAGGCGGCGATTGTGGATGAGGCTGGTGTAGACGTTCCTAATGGTCAAGGCGGTATTCTGGTTGTGAAGCGTCCATGGCCTTCCATGATTCGTACGATTTGGAATGATGCAGATCGTTTCGTGAAGTCTTATTTCCCAGAAGAGTTGGGTGGCACCTTGTATCTTGCTGGTGACGGCGCAATTCGTAATAAAGATACTGGCTACTTCACCATTACTGGTCGTATCGATGACGTATTGAACGTTTCTGGTCACCGCATGGGAACCATGGAGATTGAATCTTGCTTAGTGGCTAACCCATTGGTTGCTGAAGCAGCAGTTGTGGGTCGTCCTGACGAGCTGACTGGTGAAGCCATTTGCGTCTTCGTCGTTCTGAAGGGTGGTCGCCCAACTGGTGATGAGGCCAAGAAACTTGCTACTGAGTTACGTAACTGGGTAGGTAAGGAGATCGGTCCGATCGCTAAGCCTAAAGATGTTCGTTTCGGTGATAACTTGCCTAAGACCCGTTCCGGTAAGATCATGCGCCGTCTCTTGCGTGTAATCGCTAAAGGGGAAGAAGTGACTCAAGACACCTCAACCCTGGAAAATCCACATATCTTGGACCAGCTCAAAGAGTCTCTGTAA
- a CDS encoding fumarate hydratase: MTNIKQNDLIQSVADAFQFISYYHPKDFITAMGKAYELEQGHGAKDAIAQILTNSRMCAEGHRPMCQDTGIAVVFLKIGMNVQWPDATMSVTDMVNEGVRRAYLNPDNMLRASVLTDPAGKRKNTGDNTPAVIHYEIVPGDDVEVICAAKGGGSENKAKMVMLNPSDSIVDWVLKTVPTMGAGWCPPGILGIGIGGTPEKAMLMAKEALMGPVDIQELIERGPKNRVDELRLELYEKVNKLGIGAQGLGGLATVLDIKILDYPTHAASLPVAMIPNCAATRHIHFHLHGDGPAKLEAPSLSDWPDVTWTPDVQKSKRVNLDTLTAEEVAGWKLGETLLLNGKILTGRDAAHKRIQDMLAKGEELPVSFKNRVIYYVGPVDPVRDEAVGPAGPTTATRMDKFTEMMLAKTGLISMIGKAERGPEAIEAIKKHKSAYLMAVGGAAYLVSKAIQTSKVVGFADLGMEAIYEFDVKDMPVTVAVNSEGISMHNEGPREWQAKIAGIPVKIA, translated from the coding sequence ATGACCAATATCAAACAAAACGACCTGATTCAAAGCGTTGCGGACGCATTTCAATTCATTTCCTACTACCATCCCAAGGACTTTATTACCGCCATGGGCAAGGCTTATGAATTGGAACAAGGTCATGGTGCCAAAGATGCGATTGCCCAAATTTTGACCAACAGCCGTATGTGCGCCGAAGGTCACAGGCCAATGTGCCAAGACACCGGGATTGCTGTGGTCTTTCTCAAAATCGGCATGAATGTTCAATGGCCTGATGCGACCATGAGCGTCACCGATATGGTGAATGAAGGCGTGCGTCGCGCGTACCTCAACCCTGACAATATGTTGCGCGCTTCTGTGTTGACAGATCCGGCAGGTAAACGCAAAAATACTGGGGATAACACTCCTGCTGTCATCCACTATGAAATCGTCCCGGGTGATGATGTTGAAGTGATTTGTGCGGCTAAAGGTGGTGGCTCAGAAAACAAAGCCAAGATGGTCATGCTCAACCCTTCCGATTCCATTGTGGATTGGGTTTTAAAGACCGTTCCTACGATGGGCGCAGGTTGGTGCCCTCCAGGCATCCTCGGCATTGGTATTGGCGGCACACCAGAAAAAGCGATGCTCATGGCTAAAGAAGCCTTAATGGGTCCCGTTGATATTCAAGAACTCATTGAGCGAGGACCTAAAAATCGCGTTGATGAACTACGTCTCGAGCTCTATGAAAAAGTAAACAAACTCGGCATCGGCGCTCAAGGCCTAGGTGGTTTAGCCACTGTGCTCGACATCAAAATCTTGGATTACCCAACGCATGCTGCTTCATTACCAGTAGCCATGATTCCGAATTGCGCAGCGACTCGTCACATTCATTTCCATTTGCATGGAGATGGCCCTGCAAAACTCGAAGCTCCTTCACTCTCAGACTGGCCAGATGTAACTTGGACGCCCGATGTTCAAAAATCCAAGCGCGTAAATTTAGACACCCTCACTGCTGAAGAAGTGGCTGGTTGGAAGCTAGGTGAAACACTATTGCTGAACGGCAAGATTTTGACTGGTCGTGATGCCGCTCATAAGCGCATTCAAGACATGCTCGCTAAAGGCGAAGAGTTGCCAGTAAGCTTTAAAAATCGCGTGATCTATTACGTTGGCCCAGTTGATCCAGTACGTGATGAGGCAGTTGGCCCAGCAGGCCCTACTACTGCAACTCGTATGGATAAATTTACTGAGATGATGCTTGCCAAAACTGGCTTGATCTCGATGATTGGTAAAGCTGAGCGCGGACCAGAGGCGATTGAAGCCATCAAGAAACATAAGTCAGCTTACTTAATGGCTGTTGGCGGCGCTGCATACTTGGTATCTAAAGCCATTCAAACTTCTAAAGTAGTTGGCTTTGCCGATTTAGGCATGGAAGCCATTTATGAGTTTGATGTCAAAGACATGCCAGTCACTGTTGCGGTAAATTCAGAAGGCATCTCGATGCACAATGAAGGTCCACGTGAATGGCAAGCGAAGATTGCTGGTATTCCAGTGAAGATTGCTTAA
- the murI gene encoding glutamate racemase — MALIGVFDSGVGGLSVLDEALRQLPQHDYIYLADSANAPYGEKSSDWIARRSLVLCNYLASKGCNAIVVACNTATAEAIKQIRESISVPIIGVEPGIKPAAMQSQNNIVGVLATEATLKSDKFNALLNTLPVDCQFIKQAGAGLVPLIESGKADNEETLELLAKHLEPIQDAGADTLVLGCTHYPFLRKAIRKLLGESITLIDTSDAVVRQLKRQLENLKVTSSSNEHGAILFLSSKNEESLLLMAQDLMSADLTSHAVEARILGEIR; from the coding sequence TTGGCACTCATCGGGGTTTTTGATTCTGGCGTTGGAGGCTTGTCCGTATTGGATGAGGCTCTGCGTCAGCTGCCCCAGCATGACTATATTTATCTTGCCGATTCAGCCAACGCGCCTTACGGCGAAAAATCAAGTGACTGGATTGCAAGGCGCAGCCTCGTCCTTTGCAACTATCTAGCCAGCAAAGGATGTAACGCCATCGTAGTTGCCTGCAACACCGCAACTGCTGAAGCGATTAAACAAATTCGGGAGTCAATTTCTGTTCCGATCATTGGGGTTGAGCCGGGCATTAAGCCAGCAGCCATGCAATCGCAAAATAATATTGTAGGCGTCCTCGCTACTGAGGCGACTCTCAAGAGCGATAAGTTCAACGCTTTATTAAATACCCTACCAGTTGATTGTCAGTTCATCAAACAAGCTGGCGCAGGATTGGTACCGTTGATAGAGTCTGGTAAAGCGGATAACGAAGAAACCTTAGAGTTGCTAGCAAAACATCTTGAGCCCATTCAGGATGCCGGCGCCGATACCTTGGTGCTAGGCTGCACGCATTACCCCTTCTTGAGAAAAGCCATTCGTAAACTGCTAGGCGAATCTATTACGCTGATTGATACCAGTGATGCTGTGGTTAGGCAGCTCAAAAGACAACTTGAGAATCTTAAAGTTACAAGCTCTAGTAATGAACATGGAGCAATACTATTCCTGAGCAGCAAGAATGAAGAGTCACTATTGCTCATGGCGCAAGATTTAATGTCTGCCGATTTAACTTCGCATGCTGTTGAAGCGCGCATCTTGGGTGAAATAAGATGA
- a CDS encoding energy transducer TonB, giving the protein MSAFLKKIDDFLPFNKSERIIIGIVVLLHALPALEFLHFSQRPPQMDDERVMANLVSPEASKTQQPPAATPPKPKEEKKAVQEKPKEKPVEKPSPTQAPQQTQQNQAQSKSDAQQQNASVAPATSGGASGTPIQTDIGKLVVVYQPDADAYYPSFSKRSGEQGAVVVRLIIDESGNVEDVALLQSSTFPRLDRAATDIGKRYRFKPFLVNGSPQRISTNLLIKFNLKN; this is encoded by the coding sequence ATGAGCGCCTTTCTGAAAAAGATAGACGATTTTCTACCGTTCAATAAATCTGAACGCATCATTATTGGCATCGTAGTGCTACTACATGCGCTTCCTGCGCTCGAGTTTTTGCACTTTAGTCAGCGACCGCCTCAAATGGATGATGAGCGCGTCATGGCCAATTTGGTTAGTCCAGAAGCTTCTAAAACCCAGCAACCTCCTGCTGCTACCCCGCCCAAACCAAAAGAAGAAAAGAAAGCAGTTCAGGAGAAACCCAAAGAAAAGCCCGTAGAAAAGCCTAGCCCTACCCAGGCACCACAACAAACACAGCAAAACCAGGCTCAAAGCAAATCTGACGCCCAACAACAAAATGCATCTGTAGCCCCTGCTACTAGTGGGGGTGCTAGCGGTACACCTATTCAGACTGACATTGGTAAACTGGTTGTGGTTTATCAACCTGATGCAGATGCCTATTACCCATCATTCTCAAAGCGTTCTGGGGAACAAGGTGCAGTGGTAGTGCGCTTAATTATTGATGAAAGTGGCAACGTAGAAGATGTAGCATTACTTCAATCGAGCACCTTCCCTAGACTAGATCGCGCTGCAACCGATATCGGCAAACGTTATCGCTTTAAACCTTTTTTAGTAAATGGTTCACCCCAAAGAATTTCCACCAATCTTTTAATCAAATTTAACCTCAAGAATTAA